In one Saimiri boliviensis isolate mSaiBol1 chromosome 19, mSaiBol1.pri, whole genome shotgun sequence genomic region, the following are encoded:
- the LOC120360122 gene encoding large ribosomal subunit protein eL31-like, producing MAPAKKGGEKKKGRSAINEVVTREYIVNIHKRIHGVGFKKRAPRALKEIRKFAMKEMGTPDVRIDTRLNKAVWAKGIRNVPYRIRVQLSRKRNEDEDSPNKLYTLVTYVPVTTFKNLQSMWMRTNC from the coding sequence ATGGCTCCTGCAAAGAAGGGTGGCGAGAAGAAAAAGGGCCGTTCTGCCATCAACGAGGTGGTGACCCGAGAATACATCGTCAACATTCACAAGCGCATCCATGGAGTGGGCTTCAAGAAGCGTGCCCCTCGGGCACTCAAAGAGATTCGGAAATTTGCTATGAAGGAGATGGGAACTCCAGATGTGCGCATTGATACCAGGCTCAACAAAGCTGTCTGGGCCAAAGGAATAAGGAATGTCCCATACCGAATCCGTGTGCAGTTGTCCAGAAAACGTAATGAGGATGAAGATTCACCAAATAAGCTCTATACTTTGGTTACCTATGTACCTGTTAccacttttaaaaatctacagtCAATGTGGATGAGAACTAATTGCTGA